One window from the genome of Anopheles merus strain MAF chromosome 3R, AmerM5.1, whole genome shotgun sequence encodes:
- the LOC121595741 gene encoding trypsin-1-like: MCKWIIEHIASLGPQPQLHNRPAEGKPAGPGSGTDGRSAENYDHTNGERIVGGVPVDIRDYPYQVSLRRGRHFCGGSIIDSQWILTAAHCTRTINARNLWIHVGSSHVNDGGESVKVRRILHHPKQNSWSDYDFSLLHLDLPLNLSESVQPIPLRKPSASEPSGELSDGTLCKVSGWGNTHNPDESALVLRAATVPLTNHQRCSEVYEGIGSVTDSMICAGYDEGGKDSCQGDSGGPLVCDGQLTGVVSWGKGCAEPGYPGVYAKVSTAYEWIEQTVHTALASTDRPNVEAF; the protein is encoded by the exons ATGTGCAAGTGGATCATCGAACACATTGCATCACTGGGTCCGCAACCGCAATTGCACAACAGACCAGCAGAGGGCAAACCCGCCGGGCCGGGTTCAGGGACAGATGG TCGATCGGCAGAAAATTACGATCATACGAACGGGGAACGAATCGTTGGAGGTGTTCCAGTTGATATTCGGGACTATCCGTATCAAGTGTCACTGCGTCGTGGAAGACACTTTTGTGGTGGATCTATTATAGACAGCCAATGGATACTAACTGCAGCCCATTGTACTAG AACCATCAACGCTCGTAACCTTTGGATTCACGTCGGATCCTCTCATGTGAATGATGGAGGCGAATCGGTTAAAGTACGACGAATACTGCACCATCCTAAGCAAAATTCTTGGAGTGATTACGATTTCTCACTACTTCACCTTGACCTACCACTTAACCTTAGTGAGTCGGTTCAACCGATTCCGTTACGTAAACCATCGGCAAGCGAACCAAGCGGTGAACTATCGGACGGAACACTGTGCAAAGTGTCCGGCTGGGGAAACACTCACAATCCGGACGAGTCCGCACTCGTATTGCGGGCTGCCACCGTTCCCCTTACCAACCATCAACGGTGCAGTGAGGTGTACGAAGGTATTGGAAGCGTTACCGATAGCATGATATGTGCCGGGTATGACGAGGGTGGCAAAGATTCCTGCCAGGGCGATTCTGGTGGCCCGCTCGTGTGTGACGGTCAATTGACTGGTGTAGTGTCATGGGGCAAGGGATGTGCCGAGCCGGGATATCCGGGAGTTTACGCAAAGGTTTCGACAGCGTACGAATGGATCGAACAAACAGTTCACACCGCGTTGGCATCTACCGATCGCCCAAATGTGGAAGCCTTTTAA
- the LOC121597824 gene encoding uncharacterized protein LOC121597824 gives MISGKKMKPSKLCRRTYFLRTGTAPTVSEMARELGPELANIVIDTLEPSQRSAVQPDRLELSDEHSTQSRHDTEAVRGQIHEHILQIGGNVSHRVDGYWRKRLKQTAAAGISSDEVDFIKFDCRQKIGIARDEERKRYDALLEEMEARLEKRFWEEKGNLHRSYAEARQLWGKFVCQKVRKQAKDMLCKIASYYRAKLEREVSGRMKQEKDRIIKEMEQIVKTAVDQQKRIDERAIQWLVNQYEELLKFISEYNECLDTVEMTREICRLHFGRHECHSTQVSKHSLVDGNQLEPEGSVPNCSPADELEDGVHIALASLSKCNVFVVNQCLPEPVPEPAICDQDASTTTREELFGSEDYKSTNEDESIVSSIEKITIGGLTYAQPKYYKKIYNVIFPEFAISWEKMSTTETDNELDNVDCSIQEQCSSISSDTTRVIHSETIQSEPSYRESYDPIAEIHDILGSIDEFPPSEILPAVEQFGELFDLTKSDEEISLTAASFAARYIRATSDDFDTMFPKNGDKES, from the exons ATGATTTCCGGcaagaaaatgaaaccatCAAAATTATGTCGTCGTACATATTTTTTACGAACCGGTACAGCTCCGACGGTTTCCGAAATGGCCAGAGAGCTAGGTCCGGAGTTGGCAAACATTGTAATTGATACTTTGGAGCCGAGTCAACGGTCAGCAGTGCAACCGGATCGACTCGAGTTGTCGGACGAGCATAGCACCCAGTCACGACACGACACCGAAGCAGTTCGTGGACAGATACACGAACACATTCTTCAGATCGGTGGAAACGTTTCGCACCGAGTGGATGGGTACTGGAGAAAACGGTTGAAACAAACGGCTGCAGCTGGCATCAGTTCGGATGAGGTggattttataaaatttgatTGTCGCCAGAAAATTGGCATTGCAAGGGACGAGGAACGTAAGCGCTATGACGCATTGCTGGAAGAGATGGAAGCAAGGCTGGAAAAACGGTTCTGGGAAGAGAAGGGTAATCTTCATCGTTCATATGCAGAAGCAAGGCAACTGTGGGGAAAGTTTGTGTGCCAGAAGGTACGGAAACAAGCGAAGGACATGTTGTGCAAGATCGCCAGCTACTATCGAGCAAAGTTGGAGCGCGAAGTATCCGGCCGGATGAAGCAGGAGAAGGATCGTATTATAAAGGAGATGGAACAAATTGTTAAAACTGCAGTAGA TCAGCAAAAACGAATAGACGAGCGGGCAATCCAGTGGTTGGTGAATCAGTATGAAGAgcttttaaaatttataagCGAATATAACGAGTGTTTGGATACGGTTGAGATGACGCGAGAAATTTGCAGATTGCATTTCGGTCGCCATGAATGTCACTCTACCCAGGTGTCAAAGCATTCTTTAGTAGATGGCAATCAGCTAGAGCCGGAAGGTTCCGTACCAAACTGTTCTCCAGCGGATGAGCTGGAAGACGGTGTGCACATAGCATTGGCCAGTTTGTCAAAGTGTAATGTGTTTGTGGTGAATCAATGTTTACCAGAACCTGTGCCAGAGCCAGCGATTTGCGATCAAGACGCATCGACTACAACTCGGGAAGAGCTATTCGGATCAGAAGATTACAAAAGCACTAACGAAGATGAGAGTATTGTTTCgtcaattgaaaaaataacgaTTGGAGGATTGACGTATGCTCAACCTAAG TATTATAAGAAAATTTATAATGTAATATTTCCGGAGTTTGCTATAAGTTGGGAAAAAATGAGCACTACAGAAACGGACAATGAATTGGATAACGTCGATTGTAGTATTCAGGAACAATGTTCAAGCATAAGTAGTGATACTACAAGGGTCATCCATTCAGAGACCATTCAGAGTGAGCCAAGCTATCGTGAAAGTTACGATCCAATCGCTGAGATTCATGATATTTTGGGATCGATCGATGAATTTCCTCCCAGTGAAATATTGCCTGCAGTAGAACAGTTTGGTGAGTTGTTTGATCTTACTAAGTCTGATGAAGAGATATCGCTGACCGCTGCAAGCTTTGCCGCACGCTACATTCGGGCTACCAGCGATGATTTTGATACAATGTTCCCCAAGAATGGTGATAAGGAGTCGTAA